Below is a window of Manis javanica isolate MJ-LG chromosome 2, MJ_LKY, whole genome shotgun sequence DNA.
tcctgcctctccacAAGCACTAatgagcactttttaaaaaagcaaatggtCCAACATCTATTTTCAATTACCATAAAAAGAAACCACATCTGTCTTACCATCAGTCCCCTTCCCCCAAGACTGTAGAACATGGTGTGGCACGCTTGTCTCTCTTAGACAGTTGAAAGAGAAAGGCACCACAGGTTTGCTCCTTCTCAGGACCATCCCTCTTCCTATCGCCCTGAAAGGCCTTCCTTACCCAACACTGCAAACTGACAATTTCAAAGCGGTGATGGGCTCCCTCTCAACCACCTGTACTTCAAGGCCCTCTCTTGGGTATCCAtaaactcctttcctttcaaggtctttttaaaaataccaagccATGATTCCATGAGTCTTTGGTCACACGGGTTGAGTTGATGGTCCTAATTTTACCTCCTTAGCCATGCGATTTCCCAAATGAAACTTTACTTCGTCAAATGATGATAGAGTTCTGGATGTTTGACAGATGTACCAGTAAACACATCTACTATCTGGTCTTCCCTTGCATGAACTAGAGCAATACCTCCaaaactgtcatttaaaaaaaacgcCTGTTATCAGCCAAGTCTAATGTCAACCACATTCTTAGGCCCAGTTTTCAGATAAGGTGACTGAGGCTCAAGTTAACAGCCAACTAAGCAGGCAGGAATCTTGAGAGGGGCCTCTGACTCCCTAAGGCCGTCTGCTCTAGCCTGGCTGCCTTCCACTCTGACACTTCCTCCCAGTTACCACTTGCGACCCCTCCAGAGCACTTACTTGTGTCTGAAAGCAGAAACAAAGGAGCAATACTGGCAGCTGTACTTGTCCTCACGGGTGAACATGGCCAGGGCCAGATGGCTCCTCTCATGAGAACGCAGCCCCTGCATGGACATCAGGACTCGGTCACATTGACTACAATGGTATCCCCCCGGCCGGGTTTCATCTGCCAACATTCCATCAAGCAAGCAGTGTGCACCATCCACCCGGTCCACCAGGGTGCCGCCGGCATCTTTGGCAGCTTCCAGTCCATCCAAGAACAAGTGGGAAGGGTCCTCAGCCTCCTGCTAagagaaccacacacacacacatgccccaccaacaaaataaatatccatcATCGTAGCCCCCAgctttcctcctctcccttcatGCTCCCAGATTTCTCAGTATGTCCTGGTAAGgcttcctcccctgcctctccGGCTCCCTGACTGCCATTCTTCATGCAGTGGAGATGATTTTAAGGCAACATGTTCAGACATAGGTTGCTACTGCCTGGGAAACGTGAGAGGGGCTCTCTCACTCTGAAGACAGTTCACTGATTTATCTcccatcttaaaaagaaaattctaattgGGATCCCATCTAAACTGACATAAAGCAGGGTTAGGGTTACAGTTCagagacaaggaaggaaggaagaggaaaaagcagaGTAGTTTGGTCATCTAGGAGTCTTGGGCCATCACTGGGAAATTAAGTGAAGATCCTTTCCTTTGCCGCCCCTGACCTGCAGATGATGACTTCACCCCTTGAATGAAGGTTGCTGTGTAATCAATCAAAAAAATTAAGGAGCAGACTGGCTTTAAGTTGCTTATGTGTCAAGGTGGCTCCTTGGATTACTGATTACCCAGGAAGAGCTGCTCTGTCTCCCTCGAGTGGTTCCAGAAAACATACCAGGGACACACCGCAGTGGCGTGGAAGAAGCTGATGCCACCGTGCCTGGGTGCCACTGCTCTGCAAACAGCCACAAGGCTTCAGTCTTCAAGAATAGCAGAGACTTAACCTCTATGCCACATTGGCAAAACAGGGTGCAAGATCAAGAAGCGCAGATGACAACAATATATTCACATAGCCACAGCCCTGAACTAACTTCTCTGCTCAAAAATGATTAAGTACTTAGCAATCTCCTGGAAGGCAGGGATGGTGGCTTGGTTATTGAAACAGTGGCTGCTGTTAGGATTATGTATGTTATTCAAAACAGGTGGCCTTATAATGGTTGTGGGAGAGGGAAGGCATTTGTCAGCAACATATGGGGAGAGGGGATGGAGGAAGCAAATCAGGTCAGCGGGCTCTCACGGCCAACTGTGACTTAGAGGCTTTCGTTTCAGATTTAGTGTTTCTCATGCTCCTCGGAGGACCCAGGATAAGAAGTAAGAGACAGATTCTCCTGGGCTATCTGGACCATCAGCCAGATGAGAACAGTAAGAAGTCAGGCAGTGGGAGGAGCAGAAGATGATGGGAACAGAACCCACTTGATTCGTCTCAAGAGCTCGGGTAACTCGGAAGAGCAAACACGTAATGGCACTAAATGCAGAACAGAAGGGCGACCCAAAGCCTCCTGTACCGAGAGGCCCGGATCTTCTGTTTCCGCCAAACTATCCACGTGGAAGGCAACCAGATCGAAACGCGACCGGGTCGAGACACGGAAGGTGAGGAAGGTCCAACCtgcaaagaaatcaaaacaagCCAGACCAATCCAAGCATAACTCAGGAATGCCCACATTCTGGGAGACCCTTTCCTGAGCTGCTTTGAGCAAGGGAGTTAATCAGTAACCCACAGGGCTCGCACACAGGAATGCTCATCCAGACCTTTTCAGTCCTCACCTTCACAGCGGCTGACACGGCGGGGACACTGCCATACTGGACATGCTTCCGGAGGTGATTGCAGATGGCTCGCAGCGTTGGGTGCACTTCCACACAGAATTTACATTTGTAGCCCACCACCTTCCTCTCCTTGATCTTTGGCACCTCTTCTAAGTGACCAAAAGGCTGGTAAAATACAGTGGTAGCCATCAGTACTCCGAGCCCGCCCTCGATTGCGGCATTTATTCTTGGAGCTTACTAGCACActttattttaaagcagattGCAGGTTAAAAACTGAGGGAGAGCAACGTGAGTATTTTTACGTAACGAATTTGTGAGAGTCGCGGAGCACTGCCTACTATGCAAAGTCTCTGGAACCCAGACATGTTACAACTGGTGAGTAGAGAAGATTTCTGCGGAGACGCCTCATCATCACTGCCACCAAGTTATCTGGTTTTCCAGCCAATTTCAACTATGCAGGTGAGCCGTTGCACAGCTACGCCATTAGCGAACTTCTtgacccaaaaaaaaaaaaaaatctactcctTGAGAGGTCGGGTTCCTGTAGTAGACACTGCAGACCAAGGCGTGGCTGAGAAGCGCTAGTGATACCAAGAGGTGGCCCACAACTGCCTTAGGTAAGAAAGAGCAAGCATTGTCGTGTAACTGGGCCGCAGATAAGGCTACCCTgcaggaggagagacagagaaccACCCCAACCCTCCCCTGGGGAGCCTTGTGGGGAGTGAGAGGGAGGCAACAGGACTATGGAGGAGGGAGAGCAGAGAATGGGGGATAATCGGGCTTGGGATGTTTAATTGACTTATTGACTCTCTGGCAAGCTAAGTCACTAGGAAGCCTGTAGTGCTCTGGCTGGCAGCGGAGACGTGCACGTGGGCACCAGTGACGAGAGGCctcctgggggaagggaaatCAAAACATATCCTTACCCTCTCTTGTTTGAAATCTGCAAATGCACCATCTGCATATTTCTGCTTGCTCAAAAGCTGTTTCCTCCTCTCCTGGCGTTTGGCACGCTTCTGGAATTCCTCATTGTGAATGTTCAAGTGTGAGGTCAGCTCTGCTGTGCTTTGCAGTTTGCTATCACAGTGCTTACACTGGTAGGCGGAGTTCTGCCAGCGGGAGCCGTTGCCCAGAATGACGAAGTCCCTCTTCAGGTCCCGGCTGTGGTGGTCAGTGTAATGCATGCACAGCAGCTCTGCTGTGCTGAAGGAGAGCTTGAAGCATTTGATGCAGCGGAATGGGAGCCACTCGATTTCCTGCGCTTCGTTTCCCTCCACCTCGGCTTTCTCAAAGctgcttctctcctcctcttccatCAGCATAGGCCTCTCGTGCTCGTCGGCATAGACGGCGGTGAAGTAACCCCCCAGCTTGCTGGCGTGCTGCTTCTTTGGGAACACTCCCGGGTGGCGCTTCATGTAATGGGACACAATGCCCTTCTTGCTGAAGGACTGGAAGGAGCAAAGGGAGCACTTTTTCTTCTCCACTGCGCGCCGGAGCTCCTCGCTGAGCTGCGGGGAGTCATCCTTGGGCGGGGACGGGATGATCACCTTGTTGGGCTTGTCGCTGATGGTCCTGGAGGCTGCCAGGCAGTGCGTGTAGTATGCGTCAATGTCATGGCGCTTCTGGTAGTGGGCTGCCAGCCCTTTGCGGATGGGGTTGGTGTAGGCACACAGAGCGCACTTGAACAAGTTGTTCTTGCCCTCTGGTTGTGCTCGGACATTGTTGTGTTTGATGCGGTAGTGCCTGGCAATCCCCTTCCTGGTGGAGCAGAAGTACTTGCAGAGCTGGCACCGGAACACAGTGTGGGAGACCAGGTGCGAGGTAGAGAAGTGAGAAGTGGACACGGGCTCCTCTCCTACCTCCTCCTCAGTGATGGACACTTGGGAGGGGCTCACTTCAGTGGTTATCTCGGGCTCAAGGGACACTGGCAGCTTCGGGGGCGACTGGGAAAAGACATCAAATTCAGGCTGGTTGTGATACTTCTCATAGTGGATTTTGAGCTTCTCCAAAGTGCCATGAGTGTACGGACACAGTTTGCAGCGGTAGGCACCGTACCCTTGCTTGAAGATCCTGCTTGTCTCCTCCACGTCATTCTGGGCTATGTCGGCAGATTGCTCCACATCATGCACGAAGTCCTCAGCGGTCACCTTGATGGACGGGTGTCGCTTCTGGTAGTGGGTCAGGACGCCGTGGATGCGGGTGTTGATGTATGGGCAGTGCCTGCACTTGTAGACAGCGCCAGGGTTAATGTCAATGTCCTGGGCAAAGTCGGCGGCCTTCACTTTCATGCCAGGGTGCTTCTTCCCATAATGGGTGAGAAGGCCGTGCAAGTTGTTATACTCTGACTGGCACACGGTGCACTGGTACGGGGTGGAGGATATGGCGGGGTTGGCGGAAGCTAGTTGGATGCTCTTCTCTGGGGAAAGGCTTGCATCCTCTGGGCATTCAGCTTCCTGCTCGGGGAGTGGAGGGGGCATAGTGTTTTCACAACTCATGGGGCCCACCAACTCTTCGGTTGGAGGAAGGGGGTTCTCCACAGCATCTTTCTCCTTAATTATGTCCAGCAGCACCGACTCGTCACCATTCATGGCCCAGGGGTGGAATGCTTGGTAGTGATTGGTGATGTCCCAGATGGAGAGAGCTTCAAAAACACAGTCTCTGCATCTGTATGTTTTGGCTTCAGCTGGCATCGTGAGAGAGGGAGGGGATGGGTCTGGCCCAGCCCAGAGTTTAGTAGCCATGTAAGTATAGTCGACGTAATGCTCCGGGTGCCTCCTCTGGTAATGAAGGAGCAAGCCAGTGGGCTCTGTGTGCGAATAGATGCACCACTCACAGTGGTAGCCAGCTTCTATCAAGCCATCTAGAAACGCCCACCGCATGATGGATGTGACGGTGGCCTTCAGGGCAGGGTGGTCTTTCTTGATATGCTTCCTCAGTGCATAAAAGTAGGGGGAGGTATAGGAGCACTGCCTACATTTGAGTGCTCGGAGTTTCGTTTTGTCCCGCTCCACATTTGAGGCAGGGACAAGCACACAACTGGCAGGCTTCCTCTGGTTCCGATCACAGAGGCTTCGAATGGTGGCCGTGTGTTGCCGGATCACATCCGCATTGGCCTTGAAGTCTCGGTGCTTCTTCTGATAATGAATGAGGACACCTTTGACCGTCCGGTTCCCATAATCACAGTGCTGGCAAAAGAACATCTCGTTCTCCACAGGGGGGCCATCTCGCTCAGAGCTGCTTCGGTTCAGCTGCATGGGGGCAGGTGGCCGAGGGGAGCCTTGGGGCCCCTCAGCCCCTCTCATCACTGCAGCTGTGGGAGGAGCCTGTCTGATATATTTGGCAGTAACCTTTATTTCTGGGTGTCTTTTCTGGTAGTGGACAAGCACTCCCACAACTGACCGATTGCTGTAGGAACAGTGTTTGCAGTAGTAAAGCTCAGTACTGAGGTCTGGTGGCGGGGGTTGTGGGGGGGGTGGGGAACCCATGTTGGACATTTTGGGAGACATTGGAGCACCCACCTCAAATGATAATTGAGAAAGGGCAGAGCCCCTGTCCACAGACACCATTCGCATGGTTTTCTGGATCCTAAAGTAGGAAGCCTTTTCTTCAGGGTGTTTCTTCTGATAATGAACCAAGACAGAATGCATGTTGGGGCTGGCGAATGAGCAAACATCACAATCGTAAACGACAACGGTGTTAACCGAGGGGTCCTTCTGATTTTCACATTCTGGAGAAAAGGTCTTTGAAGGAGTGTTTTTATTAAATGTAGCCGGCATACCACCACCACGAGACACAGGAGTGGAAGTTGCCATGTTTTTGGGAGCCGAATTCAGAATCTCGCGCAGAGTCTGCGATTCCGTACTCAGCCCCTCTTGCTGCTCCACGACATAGCTTGAAAATATCATCGCATTGTTAATCTTAACCGTGGGATGCATTCTTTGGTAATGTGGCATCAGGCTTCTCACATTCGGGCTAGTGTAGGAACAAAACCGACACCGGTAGATCAGGTCCGAATGGTCAAAGTTGAGCACGTTCATGGCTTCTGGATGGTGTTCGCCGTAATGCTGCTGCAGATCTTCGAAGTTGGTATAATCGATGTAGCATTCCAGGCACCTGTACACCGCACTGTGATCATTGGGGTCCAAGATGTACCTAAAGCTGAATTTAATGTACGGGTGCATTCGTTGGTAGTGGGTGCTGACACTCCGGGCAGATTTGTTGTTGAAGTCACAGTGTTTGCAATAGTAAAGTCTTCCAGAGTCACTAAAGTCTGTATTTTCATTGTTGTGCTCAGTTCCATACATAGGAGTCTGGGTGTTGAGCAGAACCGTATTGGAAACCTGGTGATCTTTCATGGTCGTCGAAGAGCCATAATAATCCTCTTCATCTTCAGAAAGGGTGAGCTCAATCTCAGCCCCGTTGGTGGCGTTGTAGTCGTGGGTGACACTTCTGAAGTTGGGCTCCTTCTGGGACTCACTGGTGTCTCTCACCCAAATCTGTTGGGCTGAAAACGGAGCGGGCACCTCCAGGATCGGCTCGGCTGGCTCTTCTTCCCTGTCCAGCTCAACCTCTATCTCCACTTCAttgtcttcctcttcctcctcatcatCCTCGACATTGATCACTGCGTCTTCCTGCTGTTTGGTTTGGTTAATTTTGCTCTGCAGGTTGCTTGCTATCTCGTCAATCCTGGTTCTCTTCTTCACGGGTGATAAATCAAGAGGAAAGTCATTAGTGAGCTTCCTAGAGGCCTTAGCTACAAAATTATTCTTGGAGGACAACCCAAGAATTGAGGTCTGACTTTTCTTCACAGTGTTGCTGGAAGAGGGGTGGCTGTCTGTCTCACTTTCCAATGGTAGGCTTGAGGGCTGCCCCTCGAATTTTGGCAAGTTGTCACAGAATGAGTGTTTGTGCTGCTGATGAACCCTTAGCCCTTTCAGGGTCGTGGTGGAGTAATTACACATGGTGCACTTGTAGGGGTGCAGGGGCGGGGCTGGCACGGGGGGCtgtggctgtgggggtgggggctggggcggCACCTGATGTGCAGGCTGCGgctgtgatgggggtgggggagggggtggtggtggcGGCTGTTGCAAGGCATCTAACATGACTCCTGACTTTCTGCCATTGATGCTCGAGCTCTCATAGGCCACTACGCCTTCACTCAGTGAGGAAGAAATGCCTTCGCTCTGGGAATTCACAGCATCCCAATCTGACATTGTACCCGTGTGACACTGTTTGTGAGCCCCAAGTTTTAATGAGCTCTTGCAAGTAAATGGACATTCGTCACATTTGTAGACAGCTGTCTTTCCAGATAAGTGGATGTTCTCTATGTGACGGGAGATGCTACGCCGATGCATGGTGAGGAAAGGACAAAAGGGGCACTGGAACCTATTCATGAATCTCCTAAATGGAATTCCCTTGGTCTCCAATAATTTGTTGCCATCTGAGCCCATCAGCTGTTCAGCAGACATGCCTGATACCTGGTGATCCATAGCATTTAAACCATTCTCACTGTCTATTTCATTTAACTCTTCATCAGAACTAGAGTCATTCAGCATGCTGTTAGTTTCCAGGTCAGCAGAAGAATTGGTCATGTCAGCTATTCCGTAACGGGATCTCTCTGCCAAGTTCACTAGGCCGGAATTGTGAGGTGACTTCGGCTTCATCTGGGGGTAAGACATGGGCGAAAACTTGGAAGTGGAAGAAGCATTGGGTCTCATGATGGAGTTACTGATGGAGCCCCGGTAGTTGGAGACGTTGGTACTGGGGATCTCCCGGCTTGCAGTATTCATGGACAGATAGGTGGAATTGGAAGTGGGGCTGGGAGCACTTTTGTTCTGCACATCAGGCAGATTAGTCCCTTCTTGTTGCTGTCTGAGACTAGAGAGGATCTTGACCATGCTGCGGTGTTTCTTCATCATGTGATCACACCAGCGTTCGCGGCGAGGGGTCTGGTAGCTGCACCACTCACAGCAGAAGTTACCTCGAGATTTGGTCAAAGGCTTGACCATGGATTCTAAGATGCTGCGCTCCACGACCTCTGCAGGCAATTCCTTGCAGGGATCCTGCAGGGACACGGGTGGGACCATGGGGTCTGGCATcggagcaggggtggggagggaagcagTGGTCTCCTTCAAATTGCTTTTGTGATACATCTTCTGATGCTTGATTATTCTTGCCCTCCTTGGTGACTTGTATGTGCAAAACTGGCAAGAGAAGACCTTTCCAAATCCCTCATGCATCATGATATTGTAATTTAAGGATCCTGGAACAGGGAGTCCCGCCGAACTCCCTTCAGCTTGAGCTCCGTGGACCTTCCTGGTGTGTTCAATGAGGAGGTTTTTTGACCTGAAGTAGCGTACACAGAACTTGCACTGAAAAAACTTGTTTGTTGGTCTGGGATTCGGGACAATATGCTGACTGTAATATCCTGGACTGTGGCCATAGTAACTTCCAGTCCCCAGTGCAGTTGCATTTTGACCTAAAGAGAGAGCATAAGGTAAGTGGGAAAAGCAAAGCTGAGGAAAGCATAAGAGAATTAAGGAAATCAGTCATGcacatcaattttttcttttcaagtattCTTCATTAGTCAACATCACATTCAAAAGGCCTACCATCTCAAGGTGAGGCCCTGGAGAGAATTAACGGAGCATCAATGAACATACACACATGGCTTCTCATGGTCAAAGACGTGGTGCTCAGCTTTAGGTACAATCCTCCTATCTTCTCCATTAATGTGCCATATCGCTATAAAAATACAAGTTTCACAGACTGCATTATTCATTCTAGAACTTTCTAAGATAGTACCTTGTTCTCCAAATTGAAAGGAATCTTAAGAGACCCAGGAAGCTGAAAGGACAATAACCTAGAATACTCAGGAAGAGGAACATGACATCCAAACCACAATCCAGTTTCTAGTTTCAAGTAGCACCTTGGTACCTCACTTTACATTAAGCACAACAGAAACTTGCAGCTTTGAAGAGGGGCTTGAAAGCCATGACTGCTGCTTCCCCACTTCTCTCCCTCACAAACATGGAGTGGAGAAACGCAAATAGGAGGAACAAGAATCTCATAGAAGCCACATCTACCAAGGACCATGGTCACAGGCTAAAAATAGCCAGGAGCAATGAAATAGATCAGATTGGCCAAGCTGAGGACAGATTTACCTGATAAATCTTCTGCAATCGCAAATTCATCCTTTATAGAAGAAAACTCCACCTCTGTCTGATTACTGGCATTCATGGACCCGGATCGTGGCTCATCAGCATTGTCTTCAGCGACATCAGTTGGCTGCAGAAACGCTGTGTGGACATCCTGAATGTGTGCCTTGAGATCTTCATAAGATGGGGCTCTGAAGTCACAGCCATCACACTGAAGCACCTCCATGATCTGGGTCTACTCTCTCACATTAGGAACCTGGGGGAGAAGTCAGAACAAAACATGTCGAAGGATGTACTAACTGCACAGCCCAAGCGGACAGGGCTACAAGTGCAGTAATGGAAAAAATTCCATTACGGGCAGATTTCTCCTACTGAACTTTGCCAGTTGGAACAGTGGCCAAAGAAAGGCAATCAGGCATAATAGGGATGCTGTCCTTGACTTCATAACTTcaaagaaggggggaaaaaaaccagaTAAACTTTTTCTAGCCTGATATGACTATATCTTCAAAAGACATTTGTCAAGGAAACCCTTAATACTTCAAAAGTTTTAGTAGTTTCTGAATTTCTTGAGTGAATTCAAATTTCTTAGGAAGTTAATATTGATTTTGATTCTTTCTgggacccttttttttttctggactagAACTTTCTCAGTAGTAAAGAGGATGTCCACACAGGACAGGACAAATTCCAATCTTCATTAGCTGTTGTAATATAGTGACATTGATGTTTATCACCAACTGGTGAAACAGTATTGAATCTTGGAGTGGT
It encodes the following:
- the ZNF462 gene encoding zinc finger protein 462 isoform X1: MEVLQCDGCDFRAPSYEDLKAHIQDVHTAFLQPTDVAEDNADEPRSGSMNASNQTEVEFSSIKDEFAIAEDLSGQNATALGTGSYYGHSPGYYSQHIVPNPRPTNKFFQCKFCVRYFRSKNLLIEHTRKVHGAQAEGSSAGLPVPGSLNYNIMMHEGFGKVFSCQFCTYKSPRRARIIKHQKMYHKSNLKETTASLPTPAPMPDPMVPPVSLQDPCKELPAEVVERSILESMVKPLTKSRGNFCCEWCSYQTPRRERWCDHMMKKHRSMVKILSSLRQQQEGTNLPDVQNKSAPSPTSNSTYLSMNTASREIPSTNVSNYRGSISNSIMRPNASSTSKFSPMSYPQMKPKSPHNSGLVNLAERSRYGIADMTNSSADLETNSMLNDSSSDEELNEIDSENGLNAMDHQVSGMSAEQLMGSDGNKLLETKGIPFRRFMNRFQCPFCPFLTMHRRSISRHIENIHLSGKTAVYKCDECPFTCKSSLKLGAHKQCHTGTMSDWDAVNSQSEGISSSLSEGVVAYESSSINGRKSGVMLDALQQPPPPPPPPPPSQPQPAHQVPPQPPPPQPQPPVPAPPLHPYKCTMCNYSTTTLKGLRVHQQHKHSFCDNLPKFEGQPSSLPLESETDSHPSSSNTVKKSQTSILGLSSKNNFVAKASRKLTNDFPLDLSPVKKRTRIDEIASNLQSKINQTKQQEDAVINVEDDEEEEEDNEVEIEVELDREEEPAEPILEVPAPFSAQQIWVRDTSESQKEPNFRSVTHDYNATNGAEIELTLSEDEEDYYGSSTTMKDHQVSNTVLLNTQTPMYGTEHNNENTDFSDSGRLYYCKHCDFNNKSARSVSTHYQRMHPYIKFSFRYILDPNDHSAVYRCLECYIDYTNFEDLQQHYGEHHPEAMNVLNFDHSDLIYRCRFCSYTSPNVRSLMPHYQRMHPTVKINNAMIFSSYVVEQQEGLSTESQTLREILNSAPKNMATSTPVSRGGGMPATFNKNTPSKTFSPECENQKDPSVNTVVVYDCDVCSFASPNMHSVLVHYQKKHPEEKASYFRIQKTMRMVSVDRGSALSQLSFEVGAPMSPKMSNMGSPPPPQPPPPDLSTELYYCKHCSYSNRSVVGVLVHYQKRHPEIKVTAKYIRQAPPTAAVMRGAEGPQGSPRPPAPMQLNRSSSERDGPPVENEMFFCQHCDYGNRTVKGVLIHYQKKHRDFKANADVIRQHTATIRSLCDRNQRKPASCVLVPASNVERDKTKLRALKCRQCSYTSPYFYALRKHIKKDHPALKATVTSIMRWAFLDGLIEAGYHCEWCIYSHTEPTGLLLHYQRRHPEHYVDYTYMATKLWAGPDPSPPSLTMPAEAKTYRCRDCVFEALSIWDITNHYQAFHPWAMNGDESVLLDIIKEKDAVENPLPPTEELVGPMSCENTMPPPLPEQEAECPEDASLSPEKSIQLASANPAISSTPYQCTVCQSEYNNLHGLLTHYGKKHPGMKVKAADFAQDIDINPGAVYKCRHCPYINTRIHGVLTHYQKRHPSIKVTAEDFVHDVEQSADIAQNDVEETSRIFKQGYGAYRCKLCPYTHGTLEKLKIHYEKYHNQPEFDVFSQSPPKLPVSLEPEITTEVSPSQVSITEEEVGEEPVSTSHFSTSHLVSHTVFRCQLCKYFCSTRKGIARHYRIKHNNVRAQPEGKNNLFKCALCAYTNPIRKGLAAHYQKRHDIDAYYTHCLAASRTISDKPNKVIIPSPPKDDSPQLSEELRRAVEKKKCSLCSFQSFSKKGIVSHYMKRHPGVFPKKQHASKLGGYFTAVYADEHERPMLMEEEERSSFEKAEVEGNEAQEIEWLPFRCIKCFKLSFSTAELLCMHYTDHHSRDLKRDFVILGNGSRWQNSAYQCKHCDSKLQSTAELTSHLNIHNEEFQKRAKRQERRKQLLSKQKYADGAFADFKQERPFGHLEEVPKIKERKVVGYKCKFCVEVHPTLRAICNHLRKHVQYGSVPAVSAAVKGLRSHERSHLALAMFTREDKYSCQYCSFVSAFRHNLDRHMQTHHGHHKPFRCKLCSFKSSYNSRLKTHILKAHAGEHAYKCSWCSFSTMTISQLKEHSLKVHGKALTLPRPRIVSLLSSHAHHSSQKATPAEEVEDSNDSSYSEPPDVQQQLNHYQSAALARNNSRVSPVPLSGTTGSAEQKTEAVLHCEFCEFSSGYIQSIRRHYRDKHGGKKLFKCKDCSFYTGFKSAFTMHVEAGHSAVPEEGPKDLRCPLCLYHTKYKRNMIDHIVLHREERVVPIEVCRSKLSKYLQGIVFRCDKCTFTCSSDESLQQHIEKHNELKPYKCQLCYFETKHTEELDSHLRDEHKVSRNFELVGRVNLDQLEQMKEKMESSSSDDEDKEEEMSSKADGRDLMRFSDCGAAINTEKRFPCEFCGRAFSQGSEWERHVLRHGMALNDTKQVSREEIHLKDNVDSIKMPSIEEKEDDEAVGIDFSLKNETVAICVVAADKSLLENAEAKNE
- the ZNF462 gene encoding zinc finger protein 462 isoform X3, with amino-acid sequence MEVLQCDGCDFRAPSYEDLKAHIQDVHTAFLQPTDVAEDNADEPRSGSMNASNQTEVEFSSIKDEFAIAEDLSGQNATALGTGSYYGHSPGYYSQHIVPNPRPTNKFFQCKFCVRYFRSKNLLIEHTRKVHGAQAEGSSAGLPVPGSLNYNIMMHEGFGKVFSCQFCTYKSPRRARIIKHQKMYHKSNLKETTASLPTPAPMPDPMVPPVSLQDPCKELPAEVVERSILESMVKPLTKSRGNFCCEWCSYQTPRRERWCDHMMKKHRSMVKILSSLRQQQEGTNLPDVQNKSAPSPTSNSTYLSMNTASREIPSTNVSNYRGSISNSIMRPNASSTSKFSPMSYPQMKPKSPHNSGLVNLAERSRYGIADMTNSSADLETNSMLNDSSSDEELNEIDSENGLNAMDHQVSGMSAEQLMGSDGNKLLETKGIPFRRFMNRFQCPFCPFLTMHRRSISRHIENIHLSGKTAVYKCDECPFTCKSSLKLGAHKQCHTGTMSDWDAVNSQSEGISSSLSEGVVAYESSSINGRKSGVMLDALQQPPPPPPPPPPSQPQPAHQVPPQPPPPQPQPPVPAPPLHPYKCTMCNYSTTTLKGLRVHQQHKHSFCDNLPKFEGQPSSLPLESETDSHPSSSNTVKKSQTSILGLSSKNNFVAKASRKLTNDFPLDLSPVKKRTRIDEIASNLQSKINQTKQQEDAVINVEDDEEEEEDNEVEIEVELDREEEPAEPILEVPAPFSAQQIWVRDTSESQKEPNFRSVTHDYNATNGAEIELTLSEDEEDYYGSSTTMKDHQVSNTVLLNTQTPMYGTEHNNENTDFSDSGRLYYCKHCDFNNKSARSVSTHYQRMHPYIKFSFRYILDPNDHSAVYRCLECYIDYTNFEDLQQHYGEHHPEAMNVLNFDHSDLIYRCRFCSYTSPNVRSLMPHYQRMHPTVKINNAMIFSSYVVEQQEGLSTESQTLREILNSAPKNMATSTPVSRGGGMPATFNKNTPSKTFSPECENQKDPSVNTVVVYDCDVCSFASPNMHSVLVHYQKKHPEEKASYFRIQKTMRMVSVDRGSALSQLSFEPFGHLEEVPKIKERKVVGYKCKFCVEVHPTLRAICNHLRKHVQYGSVPAVSAAVKGLRSHERSHLALAMFTREDKYSCQYCSFVSAFRHNLDRHMQTHHGHHKPFRCKLCSFKSSYNSRLKTHILKAHAGEHAYKCSWCSFSTMTISQLKEHSLKVHGKALTLPRPRIVSLLSSHAHHSSQKATPAEEVEDSNDSSYSEPPDVQQQLNHYQSAALARNNSRVSPVPLSGTTGSAEQKTEAVLHCEFCEFSSGYIQSIRRHYRDKHGGKKLFKCKDCSFYTGFKSAFTMHVEAGHSAVPEEGPKDLRCPLCLYHTKYKRNMIDHIVLHREERVVPIEVCRSKLSKYLQGIVFRCDKCTFTCSSDESLQQHIEKHNELKPYKCQLCYFETKHTEELDSHLRDEHKVSRNFELVGRVNLDQLEQMKEKMESSSSDDEDKEEEMSSKADGRDLMRFSDCGAAINTEKRFPCEFCGRAFSQGSEWERHVLRHGMALNDTKQVSREEIHLKDNVDSIKMPSIEEKEDDEAVGIDFSLKNETVAICVVAADKSLLENAEAKNE